In Flavobacterium enshiense, the genomic stretch CAAGGGCATTACGGGAATCCAACAGAAACATTTTGGGAAAGCATTATGCAATTGCAACCAGGGTATTATCTGGAATTTAGAGATGGCATAATAAAATTCCATAAATGGTATGATTTTGTTGCTAATGTAAACGAGTTGTTTCCGGTTTCTAAAGAAAATGAAGAAGGATATATTACCGAATTATTATTGGATGCAGTAAAATTACGTTTCCGCGCCGATGTTTCTGTGGGGTTCAATGTGAGTGGCGGACTCGATTCCAGTATTTTATTAGCCCTGATAGATCGTCAGTTTAAGGACCAAAGCAAAAACATTGAAACGTTTACTTTTTATACTAATGACGAAAAATATGACGAAATCTATTGGGTAAAACAAATGCTCAATGGGAAAAATTATCCATTTAATAAATGTTTGTTAACCGCAAGCGAAATTCCTGAGAAAGCAAGCGAAATGGCATATTTGCAGGCTGAACCTTTCGGAGGGATTCCAACATTGGCTTATAGTGAAGTTTTCAGGAGAGCAAGTTCCAAAGGTGTAAAAGTACTTCTTGACGGTCAGGGCTCTGATGAGGCTTGGGCGGGTTATGATTATTATGTTAAAAATAATGGGTCAGTAATTCAAGGGGTTTCCCAATCTCCTTTTAAAACGAATGCGTTACAAGAGGATTTTCTGAAATTATCAGATAAGGTAGTTTATGAGAAACCCTTTTCCGATAATTTACTGAATTTACAATATCGGGATTTGTTTTATACTAAAATTCCGAGAGCTTTACGTTTTAATGACAGGGTCTCCATGCTTCATGGTACTGAATTGCGTGAACCTTTTTTAGATTATCGTTTGGTGGAATATGTATTCAGTCGTTCCATTGACTTTAAAATAAAGGAAGGTCAGCAAAAATGGCTGTTGCGAAAAATAGCCAATAATTATTTAAATAAAGAAGTATCTTTAGCGCCCAAACGTCCTTTGCAGACGCCGCAACGTGAATGGCTCGCCAATGAATTGCAGGATTGGGTGAGAGCCGTTGTCAGTACTTTGGAAAACCGTGACTGGTTTGACAAAAAGCAATTGCAAAAAGAATTGGAAACGTATTTTAAAGGAAATCAGGAAAGCAGTTTTCATATTTGGCAATGGGTGAATTTAGGATTGTTACTGAATAAATAATGGCTGTTGGTTGTCTGAAATAAATTAAAACATTTCTTTAAGAGACAATGACCTATTTGCTATCTTCCATTATCCGAGTCTATATATCATTTCGTATTATTTTAGTGGAGGTGATGGAAATGTGTTTCCTAACAGCGACAGTTATACCGAAAAATTAGCGAGATTACAGATGTGCAATAAATTGGATATGTAAAATGTGATTTTTAACATTAATCTGTTTCAAAATAAAGTCTTAAATTGAATTTTCAAGTCAAAATTTGATTTTGAAATTATACTGTGTTGCTGAAAAAAAAACGATATTTGGCAATTGAATCACCAAAAAGTTAGAGATATAATGTCAAAAAATAAATTAATGTTGTTATTCCCTGATGGTGTCGGAATCCGAAACTATCTGTATTCTGATATTTTCAGAGCTTCGGAAGATGAACTCATATTATTCCATAATTTTGATGATGAAACGGAAGCAGAAATAAAGAAAATTACTAATGTTTCGACGGCGCTTAAAATTCCAAAATATTTTGAAAGTGCAAAGGAAAAATTCATCAGAGAATTGATTTGTATTTCCCGTTTGCATTACAATACCACTTTAACCGGGAATAGAACAATTCTCACTAACTGGAAAACATCCCATAAAGGTTACTTTAAGAAAATTTTTTATAAAGTAATAGCATTTTCTGCTCCTATGTTTAAAAAATACGAAAGTATTGCGAAATTGGAAATTGCCTATCAGAAAGAAATTCGGAAAAACCCGTTTTATTTTGAAGTAAAAAAAATACTTGAAGAAGTTAAGCCGGATAAATTGTTTTGTTCCCATCAAAGAGGTTTACAATGTGCAACAGTTTTCGCTGCCGCAAAAGATTTGGGTATCGAGACGACAACTGTAATATACTCTTGGGATAATTTACCTAAGGCGAGAATGGCGCTTCGGGCCGATAAATACTTGGTGTGGTCTGAATACATGAAAGCAGAAATGAAAATGTATTATCCGGAAATTCCGCAATCGAAGATTCATATTACCGGGACACCGCAGTTTGAATGTTATGATAATCCCGAAAATATTATTC encodes the following:
- the asnB gene encoding asparagine synthase (glutamine-hydrolyzing), with amino-acid sequence MCGIAGIIGGKAMKETLHAMLAAQKHRGPDHTGAVLSENKFAFGHNRLSIIDLSSAANQPFESDCGRYLMVFNGEIYNYIEIKSELKSKYTFKTASDTEVLLNAYKEWGSNCMTRFNGMFAFAIWDKQEKKLFAARDRFGVKPFYYALQNDSLFFASEINALFASGIKKEPKASLWAEFLTQGHYGNPTETFWESIMQLQPGYYLEFRDGIIKFHKWYDFVANVNELFPVSKENEEGYITELLLDAVKLRFRADVSVGFNVSGGLDSSILLALIDRQFKDQSKNIETFTFYTNDEKYDEIYWVKQMLNGKNYPFNKCLLTASEIPEKASEMAYLQAEPFGGIPTLAYSEVFRRASSKGVKVLLDGQGSDEAWAGYDYYVKNNGSVIQGVSQSPFKTNALQEDFLKLSDKVVYEKPFSDNLLNLQYRDLFYTKIPRALRFNDRVSMLHGTELREPFLDYRLVEYVFSRSIDFKIKEGQQKWLLRKIANNYLNKEVSLAPKRPLQTPQREWLANELQDWVRAVVSTLENRDWFDKKQLQKELETYFKGNQESSFHIWQWVNLGLLLNK
- a CDS encoding CDP-glycerol glycerophosphotransferase family protein — protein: MSKNKLMLLFPDGVGIRNYLYSDIFRASEDELILFHNFDDETEAEIKKITNVSTALKIPKYFESAKEKFIRELICISRLHYNTTLTGNRTILTNWKTSHKGYFKKIFYKVIAFSAPMFKKYESIAKLEIAYQKEIRKNPFYFEVKKILEEVKPDKLFCSHQRGLQCATVFAAAKDLGIETTTVIYSWDNLPKARMALRADKYLVWSEYMKAEMKMYYPEIPQSKIHITGTPQFECYDNPENIIPKEEFYSRYNLDLNKKIICYSGDDSLTSPDDPQYLEDIANEILKHGLDAEYQILLRRCPVDLSGRFDSIIQKYNDLIKEAPPIWLFKKSKDWNMVYPSREDISLLVSTAYYSDMVINVGSTMAFDFAMFGKPCIFIKYDQRKKNVENWSVETIYQFQHFRSMPAKEAVIWLNNSSEITKKIVKKNNVVVMAQWKSVIIADYKNASSNIRTILKLQ